A genome region from Scyliorhinus canicula chromosome 16, sScyCan1.1, whole genome shotgun sequence includes the following:
- the smim1 gene encoding LOW QUALITY PROTEIN: small integral membrane protein 1 (The sequence of the model RefSeq protein was modified relative to this genomic sequence to represent the inferred CDS: deleted 2 bases in 1 codon) — MTMNTDDTDVQYSRWNDNAQEQVTISISATEATGCKRIFNKFAGKLGIVMKVLGGIAVFWIIFIIGYVTGYYVHKCK; from the exons ATGACAATGAACACTGACGACACAGACGTGCAGTATAGCCGATGGAATGACAATGCGCAGGAACAGGTCACCATTAGCATCTCTGCTACAGAAGCAACAGGCTGTAAAAG GATATTTAATAAATTTGCA GGAAAACTAGGCATCGTGATGAAAGTACTTGGAGGAATCGCTGTCTTTTGGATCATCTTCATCATCGGTTATGTGACAGGCTACTATGTCCACAAGTGCAAGTAG